In Budorcas taxicolor isolate Tak-1 chromosome 16, Takin1.1, whole genome shotgun sequence, the following are encoded in one genomic region:
- the B3GALT6 gene encoding beta-1,3-galactosyltransferase 6 — protein MKLLRRAWRHRTALGLGGLALGGVALLYLARCAAPPDSALSGPAAPAPVRPARAAAFLAVLVASAPRAAERRSVVRSTWLAARRGGPGDVWARFAVGTSGLGDEERRALEREQAQHGDLLLLPGLRDAYENLTAKVLAMLAWLDEHVAFEFVLKADDDSFARLDAVLAELRARDPARRRRLYWGFFSGRGRVRPGGRWREAAWQLCDYYLPYALGGGYVLSADLVRYLRLSREYLRAWHSEDVSLGAWLAPVDVQREHDPRFDTEYKSRGCNNQYLVTHKQSLEDMLEKHRTLTHEGRLCKREVQLRLSYVYDWSAPPSQCCQRKEGIP, from the coding sequence ATGAAGCTGCTGCGGCGCGCGTGGCGGCACCGGACGGCGCTGGGCCTGGGCGGCCTGGCACTGGGCGGCGTCGCGCTGCTCTACCTGGCGCGCTGCGCCGCGCCTCCCGACTCCGCGCTCTCCGGCCCCGCAGCACCGGCGCCCGTCCGCCCGGCGCGCGCCGCCGCCTTCCTGGCCGTGCTGGTGGCCAGCGCGCCGCGGGCGGCCGAGAGGCGCAGCGTGGTCCGCAGCACGTGGCTGGCGGCGCGGCGCGGCGGCCCCGGGGACGTGTGGGCGCGCTTCGCCGTGGGCACCAGCGGGCTGGGCGACGAGGAACGGCGTGCCCTGGAACGGGAGCAGGCTCAGCACGgcgacctgctgctgctgcctgggcTGCGTGACGCGTACGAGAACCTCACGGCCAAGGTGCTGGCCATGCTGGCCTGGCTAGACGAGCACGTGGCCTTCGAGTTCGTGCTCAAGGCGGACGACGACTCGTTCGCACGCCTGGACGCGGTACTAGCCGAACTGCGCGCCCGTGACcctgcccgccgccgccgcctctacTGGGGCTTCTTCTCTGGCCGTGGCCGTGTCCGGCCCGGGGGCCGCTGGCGTGAGGCCGCCTGGCAGCTGTGCGACTACTACCTACCCTACGCGCTTGGCGGCGGCTACGTTCTCTCTGCCGACCTGGTGCGCTACCTGCGCCTCAGCCGCGAGTACCTGCGTGCCTGGCACAGCGAAGACGTGTCGTTGGGCGCCTGGCTGGCGCCAGTGGACGTGCAGCGAGAGCACGACCCGCGCTTTGACACTGAGTACAAGTCCCGTGGCTGCAACAACCAGTACCTGGTGACACACAAGCAGAGCCTGGAGGACATGCTGGAGAAACACCGGACGCTGACGCACGAGGGCCGCCTGTGCAAGCGCGAGGTGCAGCTGCGCTTGTCCTACGTCTATGACTGGTCGGCACCGCCCTCACAGTGCTGTCAGAGGAAAGAGGGCATCCCCTGA
- the SDF4 gene encoding 45 kDa calcium-binding protein: MASRQAPLCGLAPCCLWLLGVVLLMNASARPANHSSARERAGNREENEILPPDHLNGVKLEMDGHLNKDFHQEVFLGKDMDDFEEDAEPRKSRRKLMVIFSKVDLNTDRRISAKEMQKWIMQKTAEHFQEAVAESRAHFRAVDPDGDGHVSWDEYKVKFLATKGHNEREVAEKIKNKWDLNIDEETQEVLENLKDRWYQADNPPPDLLLTESEFLSFLHPEHSRGMLQFMVKEIIRDLDQDGDKKLSLSEFISLPVGTVENQQGQDVDDGWVRDRKREFEELIDANHDGIVTMAELEDYMDPMNEFSALNEAKQMIAIADENQNHYLEPEEVLKYSEFFTGSKLVDYARSVHEEF; encoded by the exons ATGGCCTCCAGGCAGGCTCCCCTCTGTGGCCTGGCTCCTTGCTGCCTCTGGCTCCTGGGTGTTGTCCTTCTGATGAATGCATCCGCCCGGCCTGCCAACCACTCATCTGCTCGAGAGAGAGCAGGTAATAGGGAGGAAAACGAGATCCTGCCTCCGGACCACCTGAACGGGGTGAAGCTGGAGATGGATGGGCACCTCAACAAAGATTTCCACCAGGAGGTCTTCCTGGGCAAGgacatggatgactttgaggagGACGCAGAGCCTCGGAAGAGCCGGAGGAAGCTGATGGTCATCTTCTCCAA GGTGGATTTGAACACCGACAGGAGGATCAGCGCCAAGGAGATGCAGAAATGGATCATGCAGAAAACAGCTGAGCACTTCCAGGAGGctgttgcagagagcagggcacACTTCCGAGCTGTGGACCCCGATGGTGACG GCCACGTGTCTTGGGATGAGTACAAGGTGAAGTTTTTGGCAACCAAAGGCCACAATGAGAGAGAAGTTgctgaaaagataaagaataagTGGGACCTGAACATCGATGAGGAGA CACAGGAAGTCCTGGAGAACCTCAAAGACCGCTGGTATCAGGCGGACAATCCGCCCCCGGACCTGCTGCTGACAGAGAGCGAGTTCCTATCATTCCTGCACCCTGAGCACAGCcgcggcatgctgcagttcatggtcaAGGAGATCATCCGGGACCTGG ACCAGGATGGTGACAAGAAGCTCTCGCTGTCTGAGTTCATCTCTCTGCCCGTGGGCACCGTGGAGAACCAGCAGGGCCAGGATGTTGATGACGGCTGGGTGCGGGACAGGAAGAGAGAGTTCGAGGAGCTGATTGACGCCAACCACGATGGGATTGTGACCATGGCAGAGCTGGAG GACTACATGGACCCCATGAATGAGTTCAGCGCCCTCAATGAGGCCAAGCAGATGATTGCTATCGCTGACGAGAACCAGAATCACTACCTGGAGCCCGAGGAGGTGCTCAAGTACAGTGAGTTCTTCACGGGCAGCAAGCTGGTGGACTACGCCCGCAGCGTGCATGAGGAGTTCTGA
- the TNFRSF4 gene encoding tumor necrosis factor receptor superfamily member 4: MCVGTQPPRAPGSALLLLGLVLSAAAQPHCTGDTYPSGNRCCKECQPGYGMESRCIHNRDTVCSPCKPGYYNEAVNYEPCKPCTQCSQRSGSEPKQRCTPTRDTVCGCRPGSQPQDSYGYKRGVDCAPCPPGHFSPGNDQACQPWTNCTLLGKRTLRAANSSSDAICEDRSPPATPPWETQGPPVQSTTAKPTTSWSKASQGSSMPHTEPPKAPELSAVLGLGLGLGLLAPVAAMLALLLHHRAWRLLTNTPKPPGGNSFRTPIQEEHTDANSSLAKI, encoded by the exons ATGTGCGTGGGGACCCAGCCGCCCAGGGCACCGGGCTCAGCCCTCCTGCTCCTTGGGCTCGTGCTGAGTGCTGCGGCCCAGCCCCACTGTACTGGGGACACCTACCCCAGTGGCAACAGGTGCTGCAAAGAGTGCCAGCCAG GTTATGGGATGGAAAGCCGCTGTATCCACAACCGGGACACAGTGTGCAGCCCGTGTAAGCCCGGCTACTACAACGAGGCCGTCAACTATGAGCCCTGCAAGCCCtgcacccagtgcagccaga GAAGTGGGAGTGAACCCAAGCAGAGATGCACACCCACCAGAGACACGGTCTGTGGCTGCAGGCCGGGCAGCCAGCCCCAGGACAGCTACGGCTACAAACGTGGAGTTG ACTGTGCCCCGTGCCCACCAGGACATTTCTCCCCGGGCAATGACCAGGCCTGCCAGCCCTGGACCAA CTGCACCTTGTTAGGAAAGCGAACATTGCGGGCGGCCAATAGCAGCTCGGACGCCATCTGTGAGGACAGGAGCCCCCCGGCCACACCACCGTGGGAGACCCAAGGCCCTCCAGTCCAGTCCACTACTGCCAAGCCCACCACCTCCTGGTCTAAGGCCTCACAGGGGTCCTCCATGCCCCACACAGAGCCCCCCAAGG CCCCTGAGCTGTCCGCTGTCCTGGGCCTCGGCTTGGGCCTGGGCCTCCTTGCCCCTGTGGCTGCCATGCTGGCCCTGCTCCTCCACCACAGGGCCTGGAGGCTGCTGACCAACACCCCCAAACCCCCAG GGGGAAACAGCTTCCGGACCCCTATCCAAGAGGAGCACACTGATGCCAACTCCAGCCTGGCCAAGATCTGA
- the TNFRSF18 gene encoding tumor necrosis factor receptor superfamily member 18 codes for MGARGARVALCGVALLCALGLGQRPLGDLSCSPGQVLHGTGTDARCCRCAPDKGTCPEPDCQCIQPEFHCGDPQCKSCKYHSCPPGQGVQPEGNFKFGFECVDCAVGTFSGGHEGRCKPWADCIQLGFPTLFPGNKTHNAVCSLGLPPTEPPSPLTIVILALAACILALTVTQLSLHIWQLRRQRVWPPETQLLEAPPPQPEDACSCQFPEEERGERLSENKGRQEDLWV; via the exons ATGGGGGCGAGGGGCGCGCGAGTGGCCCTGTGTGGTGTCGCGCTGCTCTGCGCGCTGGGCCTGGGCCAGCGCCCCCTCGGCGATCTGAGCTGCAGCCCTGGCCAAGTTCTGCATGGGACGGGGACAGACGCACGCTGCTGCCGCTGCGCCCCAG ATAAGGGGACCTGTCCTGAACCGGACTGCCAGTGTATCCAGCCTGAGTTCCACTGTGGAGACCCACAGTGTAAGAGCTGCAAGTACCACTCCTGTCCGCCTGGCCAGGGAGTGCAGCCTGAAG GCAACTTCAAATTCGGCTTTGAGTGTGTTGACTGTGCCGTGGGGACCTTCTCTGGGGGCCACGAGGGTCGCTGCAAACCTTGGGCAGA CTGCATCCAGCTTGGGTTTCCCACCCTGTTTCCTGGAAACAAGACGCACAATGCTGTGTGCAGCCTGGGGCTGCCGCCCACTGAACCACCCAGCCCGCTGACCATCGTCATCCTTGCCCTGGCTGCCTGCATCCTGGCCCTGACTGTGACCCAGCTAAGCCTGCACATCTGGCAGCTGAGGCGGCAAAGAGTGTGGCCCCCAG AGACCCAGCTCCTGGAGGCCCCGCCACCCCAACCCGAGGACGCCTGCAGTTGCCAGTTCCCTGAGGAGGAGCGGGGTGAGCGGCTGTCAGAGAACAAGGGCCGCCAGGAGGACCTTTGGGTGTGA